One segment of Channa argus isolate prfri chromosome 17, Channa argus male v1.0, whole genome shotgun sequence DNA contains the following:
- the LOC137102951 gene encoding uncharacterized protein C14orf132-like, with protein MDLSFMAAQIPVMTGAFMDSSPNDDYSTDHSLFNSSASVHAASLAAHIPPEEPQSISRDAIWLWIAITATIGNIVVVGVVYAFTF; from the coding sequence attcCGGTGATGACGGGCGCCTTTATGGACTCGTCTCCCAACGATGACTACAGCACCGACCACTCTCTGTTTAACTCATCTGCCAGTGTCCATGCTGCCTCCTTGGCTGCTCACATCCCACCTGAGGAACCCCAGTCTATATCCCGGGACGCCATTTGGCTCTGGATCGCCATCACTGCCACCATCGGGAACATAGTAGTTGTGGGCGTAGTATACGCTTTCACATTCTGA
- the LOC137103053 gene encoding B2 bradykinin receptor-like, with protein MEQLELQKLSMWLTEKKISVVMNASHWLVPTMAPDPEACSNYTEAWLWVSSLQPACLGLISLVGSVGNGLVLYVFCLQRKPCTVADIYLGNLAAADLVMMFCLPFWAVTIAQGFQWNFGEVLCKLINVVISMNYICSVLFLMLVSVDRYLALVKPMSTSRLRRVTWAKRICLGMWCLGFVFSLPTLLLRTVRYEKDPGVDACVLAYPHPAWRVHHNITRNVLGFLFPILVVAYCTHYIVAALNNRGSNGLPGLRTERKATPLVLAVLTSFLFCWTPHHVMKFLDTLDYFQITPGCLWGHVLDISIQLSAYLGYSNSAVNPFLFVLVGKHFRRKAKEVFRKTFNLSSKDLTYLSVSFTSIYRLNETQRVSIDKAFIGKFNQIDTNIS; from the exons ATGGAACAGTTGGAGCTTCAAAAGCTTTCTATGTGGCTTACTGAAAAGAAG atttcAGTGGTTATGAATGCATCGCACTGGTTGGTCCCGACTATGGCCCCAGACCCGGAAGCCTGCAGTAACTACACTGAAGCATGGCTATGGGTGTCTTCCCTGCAGCCGGCCTGCCTGGGCTTGATCAGCCTTGTGGGGTCGGTAGGGAACGGCCTGGTTCTCTATGTGTTCTGCCTGCAGAGGAAGCCCTGCACCGTGGCTGACATCTACCTGGGAAATCTGGCAGCTGCTGACCTGGTCATGATGTTCTGTCTTCCCTTTTGGGCTGTCACCATCGCCCAGGGCTTCCAGTGGAACTTTGGAGAGGTCCTCTGTAAACTAATCAATGTGGTCATCTCTATGAACTACATCTGTAGCGTTCTGTTCCTCATGCTTGTAAGTGTGGATCGTTATCTGGCTTTGGTAAAGCCCATGAGCACCAGCCGTTTGAGGAGAGTCACCTGGGCCAAGCGTATATGCCTGGGTATGTGGTGCCTGGGATTTGTCTTCAGTCTGCCTACCTTGCTCTTACGTACAGTGAGGTATGAAAAAGATCCAGGTGTGGATGCCTGCGTTCTGGCCTACCCTCACCCAGCATGGAGGGTGCATCACAACATCACCAGGAACGTGTTGGGCTTTCTATTCCCCATACTAGTTGTGGCTTACTGCACTCACTACATTGTGGCTGCACTAAACAATCGAGGATCCAATGGACTCCCTGGgctgaggacagagagaaaggccACCCCCTTGGTCCTGGCTGTGCTGACCAGCTTCCTCTTCTGTTGGACACCACACCATGTGATGAAGTTTCTAGACACTCTGGATTACTTTCAGATCACACCCGGTTGCCTCTGGGGCCATGTCCTGGACATCAGCATACAGCTGTCCGCATATTTGGGATACAGCAACAGTGCTGTTAACCCCTTTCTGTTTGTCCTAGTAGGGAAACATTTCAGGAGAAAGGCAAAAGAGGTGTTTAGAAAAACTTTTAACCTCTCGTCAAAAGACTTGACTTACCTGAGTGTAAGCTTCACCTCAATTTATAGACTTAATGAAACACAGCGTGTAAGCATTGATAAAGCTTTTATTGGAAAATTTAATCAAATAGATACCAATATATCATGA